ACAGTGAAGAGGGGTGAGACCTAATCTTAACTGCACATTAACCTTAGCTCTGTGTTTAATTAACAGCTCAACACATTCTGAATTTCCACGCATTGCAGCAACATGTAGAGGTGTTCCACCATCAATCATTTTTGCATTCAGATCAGCTCCCCAGTGAATCAAAAGTTGCAAACATTCTGAGCTATAGGCAGCAGCAGCATGTACTGGACCATGGCCTGTAGAGTCATGCTTGTTCACATCTTTTTTCTTGAGAAGTGAAGTAAAATATGTTATACCTTCCATTGCTGCTAAACCCAAAGGAGTAAGCCCATTTAAACTCAGAGCAAATATATCACTCCCTTTCTCTAAAAGAATATCAATGCACTCCTTAGCTCGATAGCTAACAGCAAAATGCAATGGAGTAATTTCATCACAGTCCTTCACATTCACGTCAGCACCGTTGTCAAGGAGGAATTGAACACACCGGTTCTGTCCATTACGTGCAGCAATGTGTAATGGTGCGATGCCATAAACATCTTGTGCATTTACAAATGCACCTTTATTCACCAACAGTTCTGCAAGTTCATCATTTTTGTTTCTAATGGCAAGATGAAGAGCTGTCACCTCCTTCCTATTCTTCATTCCAATGCTAGCATTTTTCTCCAGAAGAACTAAAACACAGttcataaaacctttctgtgcaGCTATATGAAGGGCAGTATCACCAGTGTTGTTGACTGCATTCACATCACTGTCTGCCTTCAGTAAAAGTCTCAGTTTCTCAACATCATTCTCTGAAACTGCTGAATGAATGGGGTTTTTTTGGTGAGTTTGAAGTGCAATTTTCATTGATGCCGATGTTTCCTCGCTGTAAGACATCTCTATGTTATGTTTCATCAATATTTCAATACAAGATATGCTATTGGTTTCCAGTGCTAGAGACATAGCAGTTTCCCCTTGCTTATTCTTCAAATTTATATCAGCACCATGTTGAATAAGCAGTTCTAAACATTCAGGATGATTTAAACAAGCAGCAATACCAAGTGGCGAGTCATTTATTGAGGAATCGGGGGTATTTCCATTTGCATCTGCTCCATATTCCAGTAAAATCTCAACACAGTCAATATAATTCCTCCGCACTGCATATCCAAGAGGTGTTTTTTTACATCCTGCATTAACATTGGCTCCTCCTAGTATGCATTTCTTGGCTGCTTCTGAATTTCCGCATGCTAATGCTGCCCACAGACAGCAGTCCTTGACGGACAGCATCTCAATAAAGAACTCATAATCTGAAAAGCAAAAGGAATAAACAGAATTAATGAAAACATTTGAAACTGACTGAATATTACTGGTATCAGTGTACCCACCTCAATGGACCTTGTTAATACCTTTTGTGTGGACCACTAAAATGTGACATCATGAGGAAAATAAGCTAACAAATTGACGCTGTTGCATTTAATTATATTGTATCAACCAACACAGAAAACAATTTAAGGGAAACATTAACTAGAAAATAAACATAGAAAACAATTAAGAAACACAAGAACTGTAAAAATTACCAAATGTGTATAAACACAAGTAATTTTTGTTCAAAAATCATATACAATGTGGACTGGATTTTTTTTAGTCTCAAAACACACACTGCATGAGAAGGTGGCTGATACTGAAAATTTGTCAGAGTTATGAACATGCAACACTAGCAAACTGCAGAATTTCTAAAGAATTTAGTATTTTCTCAGCTAGAACACTGATTTAGCTGTGCATTGTTTTAACAAACCGGGTACGAAATATACACTTCCTTCTCAAAAATGGACTTAATCAAACAAAAATATCTGCAAATATGATGAATGCAATCAAtagaaataaacaaatgcactaaAGTTTTTAACCTTTGTCCACATATCTGGTTCCCATGGTTGGATCCTATATTCATATTCCTTCTTAGTATTGAGTTTTTAAATATAAATGGGATACAATCCACTGTTCACTGACTTGTGTTTTAATTCTTCACCTGCTGTCATACTCATCTGTTACATTACCATCATCAGAAGCACACACATTACAATAAATTGTTATATGTAGCgccgaatttaactactgcaacgCCTCTGGACCCAAATTTGATAAGACAAAATTgcaaatactatttttttttacaaaatgaaTACACTAATACAGTAGAATACCTCCAAAGTAAAATACTAAACATCAaaaccataaaataataataataacaataataataataataataataataataataataataataataataataataattcaagtgaGAGCAGACGCCTGTCAACTCTGCACAATTCACTACCCTGTCTTTTAAATATTAACATGCAATCGTGGTAAGAGTAGAAATTCTCATGTTCCGTTAATAGCTGATTTCCATGCTTCCCATCATTGAAGCCAGCTGTTGCAAATTAGGATGTCCCTCCAAAATGCTTACAAAGAGCACATGGTTGTCTCTAGGTTGCGTTGGTTCACCGCCCGTTTGAATAAGTTGTAGCTAGAAGTCAACTTGATACCCATACGCAGAATCAAGGgggctgtgtttcaacattgtgGTGACTTTTGACTTAATTCCCTAATTCCTTTCACTCCGGTGTGGAGCATAGGGCACATGTAAAGAGCTCTCCATCTGACCTTGTTCATTACCATCAGCTTGATGTTAGTCCAGGAGTACGCAATGGCTGCCACCTCTGCTTTAATGGTCCTGCGCCAGACCATCCTCGGTCTGCCTCTCCGCCTTGCTCCTTGAGGGTTCAATTCCAG
The Anabrus simplex isolate iqAnaSimp1 chromosome 3, ASM4041472v1, whole genome shotgun sequence genome window above contains:
- the LOC136867330 gene encoding ankyrin-1; translated protein: MEGGAFPPEMLPTTTDFLQDYEFFIEMLSVKDCCLWAALACGNSEAAKKCILGGANVNAGCKKTPLGYAVRRNYIDCVEILLEYGADANGNTPDSSINDSPLGIAACLNHPECLELLIQHGADINLKNKQGETAMSLALETNSISCIEILMKHNIEMSYSEETSASMKIALQTHQKNPIHSAVSENDVEKLRLLLKADSDVNAVNNTGDTALHIAAQKGFMNCVLVLLEKNASIGMKNRKEVTALHLAIRNKNDELAELLVNKGAFVNAQDVYGIAPLHIAARNGQNRCVQFLLDNGADVNVKDCDEITPLHFAVSYRAKECIDILLEKGSDIFALSLNGLTPLGLAAMEGITYFTSLLKKKDVNKHDSTGHGPVHAAAAYSSECLQLLIHWGADLNAKMIDGGTPLHVAAMRGNSECVELLIKHRAKVNVQLRLGLTPLHCAVMKGDLACVKLLLKGGANINERTSYYQTALHLAVLGNRGACVLLLLQHCCLYDPKDITGNTPLHFAAELGRVDCIEMLMKYGADPFSVNHGGRFPLDYAAEKNARCFKMLLQKMKKNRRGVGSVSAAHVAASHNVECLTVAHELGLDMNAKCNDGQLPSHIAASGGKVDCLQFLLQQGTNINATDKNGQTALHQSAFYGRTECSKLLLQNGADVNILSKSKYSPLHCAAFCGDADIIQLLIKKGAVVNCRNIDNQTPLKIACVRNHSACISLLRQNGAKI